A genomic segment from Dietzia psychralcaliphila encodes:
- a CDS encoding acetyl-CoA C-acetyltransferase — translation MTTSPRKVAIVGGNRIPFARSNGKYADASNQDMLTAAIDGLASRYNLQGKRVGMVAAGAVLKHARDFNLTRESVIGSVLDSSSPAYDVQQACGTGLATAIQVADAIAVGRIDAGIAGGTDTTSDAPLAVNDDLRKILIKVTSAKSTVDRLKLLGDIRPQSLVPEQPQNAEPRTGLSMGEHAAITARELGVSRENQDALAATSHHNLAASYESGFQDDLVTPFLGVPRDDNMRPDSSEEKLAKLKPVFGKRDAEAHGTEATMTAGNSTPLTDGASAVLLASEEWAEENKLPVRAYLVDSETAAVDFIHGHDGRTPDGLLMAPTYAVPRLLERNGLTLQDFDYYEIHEAFASQVLATLAAWESEEYCTERLGLDSALGSIDRSKLNVNGSSLAAGHPFAATGARILAATAKLLEQNGSGRALISICAAGGQGVTAIVER, via the coding sequence GTGACCACCAGCCCCCGCAAGGTCGCCATCGTAGGCGGCAACCGAATCCCCTTCGCGCGATCGAACGGCAAGTACGCGGACGCTTCCAACCAGGACATGCTCACCGCGGCGATCGACGGCCTCGCCAGCCGCTACAACCTGCAGGGCAAGCGCGTCGGCATGGTCGCCGCGGGTGCGGTCCTGAAGCACGCCCGCGACTTCAACCTCACCCGCGAGTCGGTCATCGGTTCGGTGCTCGACTCGTCGAGCCCAGCTTACGACGTGCAGCAGGCGTGCGGCACCGGACTGGCCACGGCGATCCAGGTCGCCGACGCCATCGCCGTCGGTCGCATCGACGCCGGGATCGCGGGCGGCACCGACACCACCTCCGACGCCCCGCTGGCCGTCAACGACGACCTGCGCAAGATCCTCATCAAGGTCACCTCGGCCAAGAGCACGGTCGACCGGCTCAAGCTGCTCGGCGACATCCGCCCGCAGTCGCTCGTCCCCGAGCAGCCGCAGAACGCGGAGCCCCGCACGGGCCTGTCGATGGGCGAGCACGCCGCCATCACCGCCCGCGAGCTCGGTGTGAGCCGCGAGAACCAGGACGCGCTGGCCGCGACCAGTCACCACAACCTCGCCGCCTCCTACGAGTCCGGTTTCCAGGACGACCTGGTCACCCCGTTCCTGGGCGTGCCGCGCGACGACAACATGCGTCCCGACTCCTCCGAGGAGAAGCTCGCGAAGCTCAAGCCGGTCTTCGGCAAGCGCGACGCCGAGGCCCACGGCACCGAGGCCACCATGACGGCCGGCAACTCCACCCCGCTCACCGACGGCGCCTCCGCCGTCCTGCTGGCGAGTGAGGAATGGGCCGAGGAGAACAAGCTGCCGGTCCGCGCCTACCTGGTGGACTCGGAGACCGCGGCGGTCGACTTCATCCACGGTCACGACGGCCGCACCCCGGACGGGCTGCTCATGGCCCCCACCTACGCCGTGCCGCGGCTGCTCGAGCGCAACGGCCTGACCCTGCAGGACTTCGACTACTACGAGATCCACGAGGCCTTCGCCTCGCAGGTCCTGGCCACGCTCGCGGCCTGGGAGTCCGAGGAGTACTGCACCGAGCGCCTGGGTCTGGACTCCGCACTCGGATCGATCGACCGCAGCAAGCTCAACGTCAACGGATCCTCGCTGGCGGCCGGCCACCCGTTCGCCGCCACCGGCGCCCGCATCCTGGCCGCCACCGCCAAGCTGCTGGAGCAGAATGGCTCGGGCCGCGCGCTCATCTCCATCTGCGCGGCCGGTGGTCAGGGCGTCACGGCGATCGTCGAACGGTGA
- a CDS encoding 3-oxoacyl-ACP reductase has protein sequence MAQGNLDLYSQFVTSAPGSFIAGKVGLPQPEQLRRHEAGQPALHGPVLVGGEGRLVEPVRAILESDYDLAGADAEGKFAGLVFDATGIRRTEDLKALFDFFNPVVRRVAASGRVIVLGTTPEETGSVEERIAQRALEGFTRSLGKEMKRGTTVQLVYVSADADTGASGLESTLRFILSGKSAYVDAQVFRVGAGAATAPASWDRPLEGKVAVVTGAARGIGAEIAAVLSRDGAHVICCDVPAAGESLSATANKVGGTSLPLDVTAADAAEVLAKHVQERHEGVVDILVHNAGITRDKTLAGMDSARWDSVMAVNLIAPERITAELAEKGVLTEGGRVVGVSSMAGIAGNRGQTNYAASKAGVIGFVDGASAELASKKITVNAVAPGFIETQMTAAIPFATREAGRRMNSMQQGGLPVDVAETIAFFASPASSAVTDNVIRVCGQSLLGA, from the coding sequence ATGGCACAGGGCAACCTCGACCTCTATTCGCAGTTCGTGACCTCGGCCCCCGGGTCGTTCATCGCCGGCAAGGTCGGCCTCCCGCAGCCCGAGCAGCTCCGCCGACACGAGGCCGGGCAGCCCGCACTCCACGGACCGGTCCTGGTCGGGGGCGAGGGCCGCCTGGTCGAGCCCGTCCGCGCGATCCTCGAGTCGGACTACGATCTGGCCGGCGCGGACGCCGAGGGCAAGTTCGCCGGCCTCGTCTTCGACGCCACCGGCATCCGCCGCACCGAGGACCTCAAGGCCCTGTTCGACTTCTTCAACCCCGTCGTCCGCCGAGTCGCCGCCAGTGGCCGCGTCATCGTGCTGGGCACCACCCCGGAGGAGACCGGATCGGTCGAGGAGCGCATCGCCCAGCGCGCGCTCGAGGGCTTCACCCGCTCGCTCGGCAAGGAGATGAAGCGGGGCACCACCGTCCAGCTGGTCTACGTCTCCGCCGACGCCGACACCGGCGCCTCGGGGCTCGAGTCCACCCTGCGCTTCATCCTCTCCGGCAAGTCCGCCTACGTCGACGCCCAGGTGTTCCGCGTGGGCGCCGGCGCCGCGACCGCCCCCGCCTCCTGGGACCGCCCCCTCGAGGGCAAGGTCGCCGTGGTCACCGGCGCGGCCCGGGGCATCGGCGCGGAGATCGCCGCCGTGCTCTCCCGCGACGGCGCGCACGTGATCTGCTGCGACGTCCCCGCCGCCGGCGAGTCCCTCTCGGCGACCGCCAACAAGGTGGGCGGCACCTCGCTGCCGCTCGACGTGACCGCCGCCGACGCCGCCGAGGTGCTGGCCAAGCACGTGCAGGAGCGCCACGAGGGCGTCGTCGACATCCTCGTCCACAACGCCGGCATCACCCGCGACAAGACCCTCGCCGGCATGGACTCCGCCAGGTGGGACTCGGTCATGGCCGTCAACCTCATCGCGCCGGAGCGGATCACCGCCGAGCTCGCCGAGAAGGGCGTCCTCACCGAGGGCGGCCGCGTCGTCGGGGTCTCGTCCATGGCCGGCATCGCCGGTAACCGCGGCCAGACCAACTACGCGGCCTCCAAGGCCGGCGTGATCGGTTTCGTCGACGGCGCCTCCGCCGAGCTGGCGTCCAAGAAGATCACCGTCAACGCGGTGGCCCCCGGCTTCATCGAGACCCAGATGACCGCCGCCATCCCGTTCGCCACCCGCGAGGCCGGCCGCCGCATGAACTCCATGCAGCAGGGCGGTCTGCCGGTCGACGTGGCCGAGACCATAGCCTTCTTCGCCAGCCCCGCCTCCTCCGCGGTCACCGACAACGTGATCCGCGTGTGCGGCCAGTCCCTCCTGGGTGCGTGA
- a CDS encoding MaoC/PaaZ C-terminal domain-containing protein: protein MQYTRLPAIPTLLTQYGKAAVGALPVVGGSRDGTSMPEKGVEVEGVRVDAANLAAYARVCDLRFGDALPLTYPFTLAFPLSMQLMLDPAYPVPAMGSVHLTNEIESRRALRVGDELSIRARAENLREHPAGLLLDIVTEIRTGDDDEPAWVQRSGLLSKRRTSLTPPKDAPRPPRPEPPTAAEIGDPTVVKSVSEALISEYASVSGDRNPIHVSKVGAKAFGFPGVIAHGMWTAATMLGVVEGAIPERARYSVEFGKPVVLPAKLAIYARRGTGPGVGTGVGAGTGDPAWSLRARNPRKLGTVHATATIEEL, encoded by the coding sequence GTGCAGTACACCCGGCTTCCCGCCATCCCCACCCTGCTGACCCAGTACGGCAAGGCCGCCGTCGGCGCCCTCCCCGTGGTGGGCGGGAGCCGCGACGGCACATCGATGCCCGAGAAGGGCGTCGAGGTGGAGGGCGTGCGCGTGGACGCGGCCAACCTGGCCGCCTACGCCCGCGTCTGTGACCTGCGGTTCGGCGACGCGCTGCCGCTGACCTACCCGTTCACGCTGGCCTTCCCGTTGAGCATGCAGCTCATGCTGGACCCTGCCTACCCGGTGCCGGCAATGGGGTCGGTGCACCTGACCAACGAGATCGAGTCCCGCCGCGCGCTGCGGGTGGGTGACGAGCTCTCGATCCGCGCACGGGCCGAGAACCTGCGGGAGCACCCCGCCGGGTTGCTGCTCGACATCGTCACGGAGATCCGTACCGGCGACGACGACGAGCCGGCCTGGGTCCAGAGGTCGGGGCTACTCTCCAAGCGCAGGACGTCCCTGACCCCGCCCAAGGACGCACCGCGCCCGCCGCGGCCCGAGCCGCCCACCGCCGCGGAGATCGGCGACCCCACCGTGGTGAAGTCGGTGTCCGAGGCGCTGATCTCCGAGTACGCATCGGTGTCCGGCGACCGCAACCCCATCCACGTCTCCAAGGTGGGCGCCAAGGCATTCGGGTTCCCGGGCGTGATCGCCCACGGGATGTGGACGGCCGCCACCATGCTCGGCGTGGTCGAGGGCGCCATCCCCGAGCGGGCGCGCTACTCGGTGGAGTTCGGCAAGCCCGTCGTGCTCCCGGCCAAGCTCGCGATCTACGCCCGGCGCGGAACCGGTCCGGGCGTCGGAACCGGTGTGGGCGCGGGTACCGGCGACCCGGCCTGGTCGCTGCGGGCGCGCAACCCGCGCAAGCTCGGCACCGTGCACGCCACGGCCACCATCGAGGAGCTCTAG
- a CDS encoding PQQ-dependent sugar dehydrogenase: MTTTARTITSRIRSRSMAGVAVAAAVALAVPAVAQAQFGSLGGGSVDTGSVPPDVLFPPEVGVGAGEGVRVVEGPAVTTTTVIDQLNIPWDVVRSPDGTLLTGERGGRMVAQLPGGERRDVAIDLPGLVRQSESGLMGMAVDAGFAQNREIHVCYSQNAGGTRDNRVTTFRAAEDWSELTRVRDVVTGIPLGAEGIHSGCRLLVDDDGSIYIGTGDTYTATDPQDPTSLAGKTLHVNPDGTAASGDSVIHTIGHRNVQGLAVQPGTGRVYSAEHGPDRDDEVNLLEPGANYGWNPNIGGSYNQNVPMTDTEQFPDAVEAVWSSGRPPLAPADIEFLRGEAWGEWEGGLAMANLREQKLVLFRLSEDGRSIVDASVLLEGDFGRLRSLTPEPDGSLLVTTSNANNRDEVFRVSPAAL, translated from the coding sequence ATGACCACGACCGCCCGCACCATCACCTCCCGTATCCGTTCCCGATCGATGGCCGGGGTGGCCGTGGCGGCCGCCGTCGCCCTCGCGGTCCCCGCCGTGGCACAGGCCCAGTTCGGATCTCTCGGCGGCGGCTCGGTGGACACAGGTTCCGTCCCGCCGGACGTTCTCTTCCCGCCTGAGGTGGGCGTCGGTGCGGGCGAGGGCGTGCGGGTGGTCGAGGGCCCCGCCGTCACCACGACGACCGTCATCGACCAGCTGAACATCCCGTGGGACGTGGTCCGTTCCCCCGACGGCACCCTCCTGACCGGCGAGCGCGGCGGCCGCATGGTCGCGCAGCTCCCGGGCGGCGAACGTCGGGATGTCGCGATCGACCTTCCCGGCCTGGTGCGCCAGTCGGAGAGCGGCCTGATGGGCATGGCCGTCGATGCCGGATTCGCGCAGAACCGCGAGATCCACGTGTGTTACTCCCAGAACGCCGGGGGGACGCGGGACAACCGGGTCACCACCTTCCGGGCGGCCGAGGACTGGTCCGAGTTGACCCGGGTCCGCGATGTCGTCACCGGTATCCCCCTGGGCGCCGAGGGGATCCACAGCGGCTGCCGTCTGCTGGTCGACGACGACGGGTCGATCTACATCGGCACCGGCGACACCTACACCGCCACCGATCCGCAGGATCCCACCTCACTCGCCGGGAAGACGCTGCACGTCAATCCTGACGGGACCGCCGCTTCGGGCGACTCGGTGATCCACACGATCGGACACCGCAACGTCCAGGGTCTGGCCGTCCAGCCCGGCACCGGCCGCGTCTACTCCGCCGAGCACGGACCGGACCGCGACGACGAGGTGAACCTCCTCGAGCCCGGCGCCAACTACGGCTGGAACCCGAACATCGGTGGGAGCTACAACCAGAACGTCCCGATGACCGACACCGAGCAGTTCCCGGACGCGGTCGAAGCCGTATGGTCCTCGGGTCGCCCGCCTCTGGCCCCGGCGGACATCGAGTTCCTGCGGGGCGAGGCGTGGGGCGAGTGGGAAGGCGGACTCGCCATGGCCAACCTCAGGGAGCAGAAGCTGGTCCTGTTCCGCCTCTCCGAGGATGGCCGGTCGATCGTCGACGCCTCCGTGCTCCTCGAGGGTGACTTCGGCCGCCTGCGTTCGCTGACGCCCGAGCCGGACGGCTCGCTGCTGGTCACCACCTCCAACGCGAACAACCGGGACGAGGTCTTCCGCGTCAGCCCCGCAGCGCTGTAA
- a CDS encoding fructosamine kinase family protein, producing MSDARGAEPFVKRGSRHGPDFFRHEAAGLAWLAAAPGGPRVVEVLGVDDDEITLETISAGRATTEAARRFGRSLATMHDAGAAAWGAPAEGWAGRCFIGNRPQECRPTGSWGEFYAEQRVRPFVAIAVDMGVLGGADLAVIERACDRIAAGELDHPGDEPARVHGDLWTGNVLWAPASSAAGTGAVEAVLIDPAAHGGHRETDLAMLALFGAPHLAEILRGYQERHPLREGWQQRVPLHQLHPLATHSAGHGAGYAVALADAARQVLRL from the coding sequence ATGAGCGACGCACGAGGGGCCGAACCGTTCGTCAAGCGGGGCTCCCGGCACGGCCCCGACTTCTTCCGCCATGAGGCCGCCGGGCTGGCCTGGCTCGCCGCGGCCCCCGGCGGGCCCCGGGTGGTGGAGGTCCTGGGGGTCGACGACGACGAGATCACCCTCGAGACCATCTCCGCCGGTCGCGCCACGACGGAGGCGGCTCGACGATTCGGGCGGTCGCTGGCCACGATGCACGACGCCGGGGCCGCCGCCTGGGGCGCACCCGCCGAGGGCTGGGCGGGCCGGTGTTTCATCGGCAACCGCCCCCAGGAGTGCAGACCCACCGGGTCGTGGGGGGAGTTCTACGCCGAGCAGCGCGTGCGCCCGTTCGTGGCGATCGCGGTGGACATGGGAGTGCTCGGCGGCGCCGACCTCGCGGTGATCGAGCGGGCCTGCGACCGGATCGCGGCCGGCGAGTTGGACCACCCCGGCGACGAACCCGCCCGCGTCCACGGCGACCTGTGGACGGGAAACGTGTTGTGGGCGCCAGCCAGCTCGGCTGCCGGGACAGGTGCCGTCGAGGCCGTGCTCATCGACCCGGCCGCCCACGGCGGGCATCGCGAGACCGACCTGGCCATGCTCGCACTGTTCGGCGCGCCTCACCTGGCCGAGATCCTGCGCGGCTACCAGGAGCGGCACCCGCTTCGGGAGGGCTGGCAGCAGCGGGTGCCGCTACATCAGTTGCACCCGCTGGCCACCCACTCGGCCGGCCACGGCGCCGGCTACGCGGTCGCATTGGCCGACGCCGCCCGGCAGGTCCTGCGGCTGTAG
- a CDS encoding MFS transporter, translating into MIATGGAAYGAADEHAGGTAGGDDRGASLRGPVAGTALLFAANGAIFGAIVPRLPDLKDALELGPAVFGLAMACYPAGALVGGLFAPALLRRRSDGAVAVATMVLASLVAALIGLSPVVGVFAGLLLLFGLCDALTDVAMNAHGIRVQLRHGRSLINRFHAVWSLGAVLGAAGGSVAAGAGAPVVGQMSAAGVVCALAVLAAYPLRLGPGAAEDRSGRDLDRDPGPAATAVPPAAAPHRRIPGGGMLLLLVAFGLLASCAAIVEDFAQTWSALYLREVAVAGAGLAGLGFIAVQGAQLVGRITGDRLVDGFGAAHVGRMGGGCVVMGAGAALIASFALDGPALLAVLLAGFALAGWGIATVIPGAMVGADSVPGLTPGTGLAVLNWVMRLGFLASPPLVGLIAEHAGMRWTVIPVLVGGVLITVLAGPLLGRSGQGRTDQTHTDQTHTGQAHTGQAHTDQGPSDHRQELRA; encoded by the coding sequence GTGATCGCGACGGGAGGGGCGGCGTACGGCGCGGCGGACGAGCATGCGGGCGGGACGGCGGGCGGCGACGACCGTGGCGCCTCCCTCCGGGGCCCGGTGGCCGGCACGGCACTGCTCTTCGCCGCGAACGGGGCGATCTTCGGCGCCATAGTCCCCCGACTGCCGGACCTCAAGGACGCGCTCGAGCTGGGTCCGGCCGTGTTCGGCCTGGCGATGGCGTGCTACCCGGCGGGCGCACTCGTGGGGGGACTGTTCGCCCCGGCCCTTTTGCGCAGGCGTTCGGACGGGGCGGTGGCCGTGGCCACGATGGTCCTGGCCTCGCTCGTCGCCGCCCTCATCGGGTTGTCCCCGGTCGTCGGGGTGTTCGCCGGGCTGCTCCTGCTGTTCGGGTTGTGCGACGCCCTCACCGACGTGGCGATGAACGCCCACGGCATCCGCGTACAACTGCGGCACGGTCGGTCGCTGATCAACCGCTTCCATGCCGTCTGGTCGCTCGGGGCGGTGCTCGGCGCCGCGGGTGGCTCGGTGGCCGCCGGGGCCGGGGCACCCGTGGTGGGCCAGATGAGCGCGGCGGGCGTCGTCTGCGCGCTCGCCGTGCTGGCCGCCTACCCCCTGCGGTTGGGCCCCGGAGCGGCAGAGGACCGCTCCGGACGGGACCTCGACCGGGACCCCGGGCCGGCGGCCACAGCTGTTCCCCCTGCAGCGGCCCCGCACCGCCGGATACCGGGGGGCGGAATGCTGCTCCTCCTGGTGGCGTTCGGCCTGCTCGCCTCCTGCGCCGCGATCGTGGAGGACTTCGCGCAGACGTGGTCCGCGCTCTACCTCCGTGAGGTCGCGGTGGCCGGCGCCGGGCTCGCGGGGCTGGGCTTCATCGCCGTCCAGGGCGCGCAGCTGGTCGGGCGGATCACCGGCGACCGACTGGTCGACGGATTCGGAGCCGCGCACGTCGGCCGCATGGGCGGGGGCTGCGTGGTGATGGGAGCGGGCGCGGCTCTGATCGCGTCGTTCGCCCTGGACGGCCCCGCTCTGCTCGCCGTCCTTCTCGCGGGCTTCGCTCTGGCCGGGTGGGGGATCGCCACCGTGATCCCGGGCGCGATGGTGGGCGCCGACTCCGTCCCGGGTCTGACCCCGGGCACGGGCCTGGCAGTGCTCAACTGGGTCATGCGTCTGGGCTTCCTGGCCTCCCCGCCGCTGGTCGGCCTGATCGCCGAGCACGCCGGGATGCGGTGGACCGTCATCCCGGTGCTCGTGGGCGGCGTCCTCATCACCGTGCTTGCCGGGCCCCTGCTCGGTCGGTCCGGTCAGGGGCGCACCGATCAGACACACACCGATCAGACACACACCGGCCAGGCACACACCGGCCAGGCACACACCGATCAGGGGCCGTCCGATCACAGGCAGGAGCTGCGCGCATGA
- a CDS encoding SRPBCC family protein encodes MYGVTAEIEATDDGRHVVCSVPLPVATDVVWDAVSTGEGISSWFVPCALEPQVGGRIVQFADPGAPDPTTGPEAAAEAMLTATVGEITVFSPPTGSVPGVFTFEERDWMGEGIPVPPWTTSCEVADDGEGGTVLTLRSGFASGGQLAEESVDGSVSGWYQSLTVLAHRLTHRPADGVVTVHAATDPVESSLPELWSRVLGRLVAPAAGTGVVARPGEVARSGAVARSGEVGGIVATESEASALIVLSAPVDGVIELYVFPAGDTPEDAKGSAAVAVRAYEYVDAPGTTGAPLGAAAVDGVEPTWDAERWRGWLEALVTG; translated from the coding sequence ATGTACGGGGTGACGGCTGAGATCGAGGCCACGGACGACGGCCGCCACGTGGTGTGCAGCGTGCCGCTCCCGGTGGCGACGGACGTGGTGTGGGACGCGGTCTCGACCGGCGAGGGCATCTCCTCGTGGTTCGTGCCGTGCGCCCTCGAGCCGCAGGTGGGCGGACGGATCGTGCAGTTCGCCGACCCCGGGGCCCCCGATCCCACGACCGGGCCGGAAGCCGCTGCCGAGGCGATGCTCACCGCGACGGTCGGCGAGATCACGGTCTTCTCACCTCCCACGGGCAGCGTGCCCGGTGTGTTCACCTTCGAGGAACGTGACTGGATGGGCGAGGGGATCCCGGTGCCCCCGTGGACGACTTCCTGTGAGGTCGCCGATGACGGCGAGGGCGGCACCGTCCTGACCCTGCGGTCGGGGTTCGCCTCCGGCGGGCAACTCGCGGAGGAGTCGGTCGACGGCAGCGTCAGCGGTTGGTACCAGTCCCTGACCGTGTTGGCACACCGGCTCACCCACCGGCCCGCCGACGGCGTGGTGACCGTCCACGCCGCCACCGATCCCGTCGAGTCGTCCCTACCCGAATTGTGGTCGCGCGTCCTCGGCCGACTGGTAGCCCCCGCGGCCGGCACCGGCGTGGTGGCCCGGCCCGGAGAGGTGGCCCGATCCGGCGCGGTGGCCCGGTCCGGAGAGGTCGGGGGCATCGTCGCGACGGAGTCGGAGGCCTCGGCGCTGATCGTGCTCTCCGCGCCTGTCGACGGCGTGATCGAGCTCTACGTCTTCCCCGCCGGGGACACGCCCGAGGACGCCAAGGGCAGCGCCGCGGTCGCCGTCCGCGCATACGAGTACGTAGACGCCCCGGGCACCACCGGCGCGCCGCTCGGGGCCGCCGCGGTCGACGGGGTCGAGCCCACCTGGGACGCCGAGCGCTGGCGTGGGTGGCTCGAGGCCCTGGTCACGGGCTGA
- a CDS encoding beta-ketoacyl-ACP synthase III, which produces MADSNDTVTIATGDGASGTTLLGIGAYRPRRVVSNEQICETIDSTSEWIYERSGILNRHRAEPDETIVSMSSEAAKKAVTSAGIDPELIDAVIVCTSTNWTQVPHAAPQVATDLGRNGIAAFDLTAGCAGFGYGLAVATNMIRGGGARYVVVVGVEKMSDGIDYSDRNTSFIFGDGAGAVVVGPSETNDISPVVWGSDGEKGDAISQTKDFKQYVDEVDAAAADGRDEAVIQPFLTMDGSKVFRWAAVQVSKVCVQTLETAGVTAEQIQAFIPHQANGRINSAMAKHLGLPDSVAIANDIEQTGNTSAASIPLAMEAMLRDGEAEPGQIALCIGFGAGLSYAGQVVRLPAAPPVD; this is translated from the coding sequence ATGGCGGATTCCAACGACACCGTGACCATCGCGACCGGCGATGGCGCGTCCGGCACGACCCTCCTGGGCATCGGCGCCTACCGTCCACGTCGCGTGGTGAGCAACGAGCAGATCTGCGAGACGATCGACTCGACCTCCGAGTGGATCTACGAGCGCTCCGGCATCCTCAACCGCCACCGCGCGGAGCCGGACGAGACGATCGTCTCCATGTCCAGCGAGGCCGCCAAGAAGGCCGTGACCTCCGCCGGCATCGACCCGGAGCTCATCGACGCGGTGATCGTGTGCACCTCCACCAACTGGACCCAGGTTCCGCACGCCGCCCCGCAGGTGGCCACCGACCTCGGCCGTAACGGCATCGCCGCGTTCGACCTGACCGCCGGTTGTGCGGGGTTCGGCTACGGCTTGGCCGTGGCCACCAACATGATCCGCGGCGGTGGCGCACGGTACGTCGTGGTGGTGGGCGTGGAGAAGATGAGCGACGGCATCGACTACTCCGACCGCAACACCTCGTTCATCTTCGGTGACGGCGCCGGTGCCGTGGTGGTGGGCCCGTCGGAGACCAACGACATCAGCCCGGTGGTCTGGGGGTCCGACGGCGAGAAGGGCGATGCCATCAGCCAGACGAAGGACTTCAAGCAGTACGTGGACGAGGTGGACGCCGCTGCCGCCGACGGGCGTGACGAGGCCGTGATCCAGCCGTTCCTGACGATGGACGGCTCCAAGGTGTTCCGCTGGGCCGCCGTCCAGGTGTCCAAGGTGTGCGTGCAGACGCTGGAGACCGCGGGCGTGACCGCGGAGCAGATCCAGGCGTTCATCCCCCACCAGGCCAACGGTCGCATCAACTCGGCCATGGCCAAGCACCTCGGCCTCCCCGACTCGGTGGCGATCGCCAACGACATCGAGCAGACCGGCAACACCTCGGCGGCCTCGATCCCGCTGGCCATGGAGGCCATGCTGCGCGACGGTGAAGCCGAGCCGGGCCAGATCGCACTGTGCATCGGATTCGGTGCGGGCCTGTCCTACGCAGGCCAGGTCGTGCGGCTGCCCGCCGCGCCGCCCGTCGACTGA
- a CDS encoding SGNH/GDSL hydrolase family protein, translating into MHTPRLRGSTRRAVTGTAVAAATALLTSLAAPGVAQAAPGIPLAPPATGSTIEQAGGSAQTLGQNIAGQMSRAGLGPSVYAGTGTGPARYVALGDSYAAVGRVAPGSWGAGPVACVRTDDAYPTVVARELGVGTFINASCGGATADDFWESARNGAPPQLDALDAQTDLVTMTIGGNDVGFAAVIVACALRPNTAPELLPAVDAVTGTLAEGFDTTTGCGDVIDRQASQALRTLDGRMDSVYAEIARRSPDARVVTVGYLSAMPDDQTVRNSPDCAPFMAISEAERDKVRGFQESINRVVRDAADRNGATVVIPDEPGHSMCTSPETRSVDFTGLQTASVPVHPTSAGHAHVAGRVLSALAGRP; encoded by the coding sequence ATGCACACTCCACGTCTCCGCGGCTCCACTCGCCGTGCGGTCACGGGTACCGCCGTGGCGGCCGCGACCGCTCTCCTGACCTCGCTCGCCGCCCCCGGAGTGGCCCAGGCCGCTCCCGGGATCCCTCTCGCTCCCCCGGCGACGGGGTCCACGATCGAGCAGGCGGGCGGGTCCGCGCAGACTCTGGGACAGAACATCGCAGGTCAGATGAGCAGAGCCGGCCTCGGCCCGTCCGTCTACGCCGGCACCGGAACCGGTCCGGCACGCTATGTGGCGTTGGGCGATTCGTACGCCGCGGTCGGCCGGGTGGCGCCGGGATCCTGGGGCGCCGGGCCGGTCGCGTGTGTGCGTACCGACGACGCCTACCCCACGGTCGTGGCCCGTGAGCTGGGTGTGGGGACGTTCATCAACGCCAGTTGCGGTGGAGCGACCGCCGACGACTTCTGGGAGTCCGCGCGCAACGGGGCCCCGCCCCAGCTCGACGCCCTGGACGCTCAGACCGACCTCGTCACCATGACCATCGGCGGCAACGACGTGGGGTTCGCCGCGGTGATCGTGGCGTGTGCACTGCGGCCCAACACGGCCCCTGAACTCCTGCCGGCCGTCGACGCGGTCACCGGGACGCTGGCCGAGGGCTTCGACACCACCACCGGCTGTGGCGACGTGATCGACCGCCAGGCCTCGCAGGCCCTGCGAACCCTCGACGGGCGTATGGACTCCGTGTACGCCGAGATCGCCCGCCGCTCGCCGGACGCCCGCGTGGTGACCGTGGGGTACCTGTCCGCGATGCCCGACGACCAGACGGTCCGGAACTCTCCCGACTGCGCGCCGTTCATGGCCATCTCCGAGGCCGAGCGGGACAAGGTCCGTGGGTTCCAGGAGAGCATCAACCGGGTGGTCCGGGACGCGGCCGACCGCAACGGTGCCACCGTCGTGATCCCCGACGAGCCCGGGCACTCGATGTGCACGTCCCCGGAGACCCGATCGGTCGACTTCACCGGGCTGCAGACCGCCTCGGTGCCCGTGCATCCCACGTCCGCCGGGCACGCTCACGTGGCCGGCAGGGTGCTGTCCGCGCTGGCCGGGCGGCCGTGA